The Prunus dulcis chromosome 5, ALMONDv2, whole genome shotgun sequence genomic sequence GTTAAGTTTCGAAAATCTCCTCTTTTTGAGTTAGTGACTGATTAGGCTTTAATATCTTGTTTCCAAGTGTGGTTTGGGAGAATGGTGGTCGCTGGACAGCTCATTGAAGGTTGAGGATTACTTTGGAGCTGTTAAGGTAAGATTTGTTTACCACACTTGCTGCTGGAATTCTAAAGTACATTGATTTAAGTGAGATTGTATAAGTGATTTTAGATGTTATTTGATGATATGCAAGTACACTAGGTGAAGAATCTACCTTGGGCTGAACCTACAGAGAACTCAGAGTAATTTTTGGGTTGAAGTGGAAGTTGGGTAAGTTTCTACTTTCAAGTTTGTGGCCTTGGTAGTTGGGTGTGTTGGTTAATTCTGAGTTTTATGAGGATAATAGCCATTTTTTATCTTGAATTTGGGACTGTTCTGGTGTTCAAAGCTGCTTAGAACTGAATGTCAAAGAATGAGATGGATGTTGACAGAATCTGCATTTATGCAGAAATCTGAGTATGTGTTCTGTTCTGGACAGAATGACCTAGTTCACACTTACGTTTTAAACTGGGTTTTTTATGTGTGAAAAATAGACATTTCGATGAGtatttcaaaactgatttcattcaaattggagttaaattggatttttggcaAATTTTCGAAGTTGGCATTATTCtgcagaaaatagaaaactcTGCAGCCTAGTCTATTTTGGATTTAGTCTTTGACTGGCTTCCTTAACTCGGAATTCGATGAACTTTTGATATGTTGAAGTTTTATATGTCTACGTGTGATCTGGAAATGTTCACACCATTTTGAATCAAAATGGATTTTTAATGATTTCCCAAAGGCAAAGTGTTCCTGCCTAAATTGTTTAACAAAACTgaagtttctgtttttaatggaagtctttgatttttttttattagtcCAGAGCAGAATCATGATCAGAGGCTTTCCTAAGAGATAGAATTGTCCTAAGAAATGGATATATTGGTTTAACAAACCCAACAAGTGGAAGTGGGTTGTAAATCAAAGTGTTAATATGAGTATGTTGATCCTTGTTGTTTATAGGGATTTCTGACTGTCTTGGAGCTCTACTGGGAAAGAACAAGTTGCAGAGAAAGAAGGAAGCTTTGGGTTTACAAATGttgtacaaaatataaattggtttaatttgttgaagtttggtttaatttgggttgtaatttatatgttgaagttggattgaatttgaattgtatttttgttgaagttggattcattttgatgatgttgaagttggattgaatttttgttgaagttggattcatttgaatttggattgtatttttgttgaagttggattgaatttttgtttaagttggattcatttgaatttggattgtatttttgttgaagttggattcattttgatgTGTTGAAAGCTTGATGGAACCTCAAATTTGGGGTATGTTAgtatataaatacattttgggcagatttgttaaaaaaaaaaaaaaaaaaaaaaaaaccggaACCGCAGGaaccgaaccggaaccggacaggtccggtttggttcggatTTCTGTATGGATGTTCAGCagaaccggtccaaaccgaaccggtcTGCACTATTGGATCAGGTTCCATTTTTTCCCcgaaaccggtccaaaccgaaccgtgcccagcCCTAACATCCGCTGATCCCTGGTCGGCATCGTTTATGGTTGAGACTAGGACGGTATCTGATCGTCTTCGAGCCCCCAACTTTCGTTCTTGATTAATGAAAACATCCTTGGCAAATGCTTTCGCAGTTGTTCGTCTTTCACCTCTAACTATGAAATCTGAATGCCCCCGACTGTCCCTGTTAATCATTACTCCGATCCCGAAGGCCAACAGAATAGGACTGAAATCCTATGATGTTATCCCATGCTAATGTATCCAGAGCGTAGGCTTGCTTTGAGCACTCTAATTTCTTCAAAGTAACAGCACCGGAGGCACGACCCGGCCAATTAAGGCCAGGACCATATCGCCGAGAGAAGGGACGAGCCGACCGGTGCACACCAGAGGCGGACCGGTCGACCCAACCCAAGGTCCAACTACGAGCTTTTTAACTGCAACAACTTAAATATACGCTATTGGAGCTGGAATTACCGCGGCTGCTGGCACTAGACTTGCCCTCCAATGGATCCTCGTTAAGGGATTTATATTGTACTCATTCCAATTACCAGACTCTAAGAGCCCggtattgttatttattgtcACTACCTCCCCGTGTCAGGATTGGGTAATTTGCGCGCCTGCTGCCTTCCTTGGATGTGGTAGCCGCTTCTCAGGCTCCCTCTCCGGAATCGAACCCTAATTCTCCGTCACCCGTCACCACCATGGTAGGCCACTATCCTACCATCGAAAGTTGATAGGGCAGATATTTGAATGATGCATCGCCAGCATGGTGGCTGTGCGATCCGTCGAGTTATCATGAATGATCAGAGCAACGGGCAGAGCCCGCGTCAGCCTTTTATCTAATAAATGCATCCCTTCTAGAAGTCGGGGTTTGTTGCACGTATTAGCTCTAGAATTACTACGGTTATCCGAGTAGTAGATACCATCAAACAAACTATAACCGATTTAATGAGCCATTCGCAGTTTCACAGTCTGAATTAGTTCATACTTACACATGCATGGCTTAATCTTTGAGACAAGCATATGACTACTGGCAGGATCAACCAGGTAGCATTCCTTTTCGACATCGGCTCCGTGCGAGGCAAACGACCTTGCGGGTCGAGTGCTCGCCGCGGGCACGACGGTCGTACGTGTTGAGCGAAAACGCTTCGTATTGGACGATCGGAGGCCCGGAGACCCCACGCCCGCTTAATGCTCCGCATCCGAGATCACAAGCAGAAACTTGTGGACCTTCACAATCTCACGACGAGCCGTGGGTTGATCGGGACAGAAGCACTGCTACGACGTCCTCCTACTGCCCGCGAAGGGCAAGAGGAGGAAAGGGACAACGAGAGGCACCATTCCATAACAATAGGTAGCCAAAACAAGAACCCATTAACCCGCACAAGCCAATGTTGAAGCATCAATGACGAGGGGTATGAGACGACAGTTCGATGCCAGAGCACGGAGCCTGCCGGTGCATACAACCCATTCACCACTCACACGCCGTTGCATTAGCAAAGCCCAGCACCACGAGTGGAGCCAAGCTCGCATCGCTAGGCATGACAAGAGTACCATGAAATCTAGGCAGCTAAAAACATTTGTGCACGCCAAGGTTAAAATTTATCGTTGACACTTCGACGGCAACGTCCTGGCGATCGGATTTCGGCCACCACCCCCACACCAAACCCATAATATCGAGGCAACATGACATGGGTGTGGCGTGGGGGAAGGGGATTGCAGCTAGGTGGGCATGGGCTGCCATGCATTTGCAGGCAGCACACACCCCCCTACATAGCATTTTATGCATTTAGCACTTTCACAGGAAGAGACATCACCTATGCACGAGGAGTCATAATGGTCTCTAAATAAATCAATACAAGGTATTTggaagtgattttttgtagggatattaagaaaattgaaatacaTGATGGGAAAaagtttcataaatttttgaaGTCggcaaatattttttattatttttagaattcgtaaaattgaaaaaatcattaaaaaaacattcgGGAGGAATTTTTTTCGTTCTGTAAGTTGGAGAAGGTCCTAAAAATCATAGACTACTTATGGGGAGCTTATTGTCCAggaaatttcaataaaaatggGGTTTGACAATGGTTTGAAAATTTCGGTCCAAATTTTCAGCATGCGTGGATGAAGCGCGCAAGAAAGGtaaggcaaggcaaggcatGCCAAGGACACGACAAGGCAAGTCAAGGTTTGCCAACGCAAGGCAAGGCAATCCAAGGTAGGTCAAGGCATGCCAAGGTAGGTCAAGGCATGCCAAGGCCACGACAAGGCAAGTCAAGGCTTGGCAAGCCAAGGCATGCCAAGGTAAGCCAAGGTCGTGGCATGCCAAGGCAAGTCAAGGCAAGTCAAGGCACGCCAAGGCCATGGCAAGGCATGCCAAGGTAAGCCAAGGTCGTGGCATGCCAAGGCAAGGCTTGGCAAGGCAAGACAAGGAAAGTCAAGGCTTggcaaggcaaggcaaggcatGCCAAGGCCACGGCAAGGCAAGTCAAGGCAAGGTGTCTCTTCTTGTGATGCATTAAATGTTTCTTGTACCATTCGCTCAAGTACATCCATGGAAAAACAAGCATGATCATCATTAGGATATTTTAAAGCATCAAAGACCTTAAACTCCACGGTTTCCTCATCGAATGCCATTGTGAGAGTGCCTTCATACACATCAATTTTTGTCCTTGCTGTTCTCATGAATGGACGTCCTAGAATCAATGGAAGGTCTTTTCCAGGAATAGGAACTTCCTCCATCTCGAGCACTAGAAAGTCAGCTGGAAAAATTAGCTCATTCACCTTGACCAAAACGTCAATACTCCCTTAGGATACTTGATTGATCGATCAGCCAATTGTATGCTCACGGAAGTCTTCTTAAGCTCACCTAAATTTAAAgattcaaaaacagaaaaaggcaTCAAATTAATTGAAGCACCTAAGGCTAATAAAGCATGTTCAAACCTTTGATTTCCAATGAGACAAGGTATAGTAAAACTCCCTGGATCCTTTAGTTTAGGAGGTAATTTACGCAATAGCACGGCAGAGACTTCTTCACTTAAGGCCACGGTTTCATGCTCCTTGAACGTCCTCTTATTTGTACAAAGCTCTTTGAGGAATTTTGCATAGCTTGGAATTTGTTGGATTGCATCGAGCAAGGGAATGTTCACTTGCACTTTTCAGAAAGTCTCTAGGATATCCTTTGAAACTTGCTCcttttttgaattcaaaaacCTACGAGGAAAAGGAACCTTTGAAGTAATTGAATGATTCACAAGAGAACTTACCTTAGAGTTGTCACTTGGAACCGTAAGCTTGGGAGAGGGGGCAGCCACTGTTTTGGTTGAATTTCTCTCCTCATTGTCATCCTTTTCCACCTTTTTGCACTTCGAAGAGTAATCGCATTTGCGGTGTCATGGCCTCCATTAGGATTTGGAATTACTTGGCTTGGAAACTTTCCTGGCTCTCTTTGGCTCAAGGAGGCTGCAATCTGTCCAACTTGGTTTTCAAGGCTCTTGATTGCTGTAGACATTTGTGCCTGTGTTTGCCTTGTTTCCTGCATAAAACCTTGAGTGCTTAATGCCAAAGAATTAATTAACTCTTCTAAAGACTTACCTTGCCCAGGTGGTGCAGGTGCATTTTGTTGAGGAACAAACTGATTTTGTTGAACTGGGGCTGTTTGCACATTTTGGTTGTTCTTCCATCCAAAGTTAGGGTGTTGCCGCCATCCCGGATTATAAGTGTTAGAAAATGGATCGTTTCTTGGCTTTTGTTGCTGCATATAGTGTGCTTGAGCCATCTCTTCTCCATTACCATACAAACTTGGACAAGACTCCGTATGATGTCCGGGATTAGCACACACGGCACACACTTGTGCTTGAGGGATTAACTGCTTAACAAGGTTAGTCAAATTAGCTATTTGAGGACCAATATCACTAGCACTTACCTCATAAACACCTGCTTTCTTTGGGGGAGCTCTCCGGTAATTAAACTGTTGAGAGTTTGCTGCAATGTTCTCAAACATCTCCTTGGCTTGAGTAGCACTCTTGTTCATCAAACCTCCTCCACTAGTAGCATCAACCATCATCCTCTCCGAATCAAGTAATCCCTCATAAAAGTATTGCATAAGTAGCCAATCTTCAATTTGGTGATGAGGGCACGAAGCTAGGAGTCTCTGAAACCGATCCCAATACTCATGAAATGATTCTCCATCTAGTTGCTGCACTCCCATGATCTCCTTCCTAATATGGTTTGTCTTTTGAGCTGGAAAGAACTTTGCAAGGAACTTGGAAGCCAATGATGTCCATGTTGTGACAGATGCACTAGGTAAAGAATAGAGCCACTCCTTGGCTCGTTCCTTGAGTGAGAATGGAAATAAACGCAATCTGATTGCCTCATCACTAATCCCTCCATTGTGCATAGTCGCGCACACGGCAAAGAAATCCTTGATATGTATGTGAGGATCATCCCCAGCCTTGCCATAGAATTGCGGCAAAAGGTGAATGGTGCCACTCTTGATCTCAAAGGTGGTTGTAGCGGCTGGATACGCAATACAAGACGGCTGGTCCAATGCTTTAGGAACTGTGAAATCCTTCAAAGGTCGGGTGAGGTTGTTGAGTTCCAACTCGTCTCCCATCTTGATTGGAAGTGTATCTTGCTTATTTTTATCTCGATGGAGATAAGAAGTGTGTTCTCTAGTTCAGGGTCGTATGGTATAAGTTCGTGACTCTGCGAACGACGACCCAGCATATacctgaaattgaaaacaaaactcaattaGATTGAAAATCCCCGGCAACGGCGCCAAAAACTTGttggtaaattttaacaacaatattaaaacctTGCAAGTGCACAAATCAAATGATAGTATAGTAAGCAAGCAAGGGTCGATCCCACGGAGATTGTGATCTAAAGAGATGTTTATCAATGTCACGCaatgaaaatcaaaacaaaggaCTTCCAAACACACACCAACACCAAGggggttttgatttgattttgtgaataaaacaaaataaggaaaagaaaacaaaagagaatttaaattagagtttaagagaaattggtttaaaatcaatcaagaacAATAGCTAGGACTTACTATCCACCtccaaacaatcaatcaatccataaACAACAATAGATAATCAATTTCTAGCAAGCATATGATGACGACACTCACAACAAGATCATGGCATTTGACTCGAGTTGTATGATTCTCTCTTAAGTGTATGTAAAGTGTATGGCATTTACATCAATACATGTATTCTTAATTGAAATCTAGTATGGCATTTACTCAAATTAACAATCAAGAATCCATTAAGATCAAAGAGAATATGAGTGtcacaaaaaccctaaaacatgGCATTTGTTATTAGGAATTCAAGAATCGATTTCTCATAACTAGTTCTTAACCCAATTATTCGTTGCAAACAAGAACACATTCAATATGGCAATTGACCTATGTtctacaacaatttaat encodes the following:
- the LOC117627589 gene encoding uncharacterized protein LOC117627589 → MGDELELNNLTRPLKDFTVPKALDQPSCIAYPAATTTFEIKSGTIHLLPQFYGKAGDDPHIHIKDFFAVCATMHNGGISDEAIRLRLFPFSLKERAKEWLYSLPSASVTTWTSLASKFLAKFFPAQKTNHIRKEIMGVQQLDGESFHEYWDRFQRLLASCPHHQIEDWLLMQYFYEGLLDSERMMVDATSGGGLMNKSATQAKEMFENIAANSQQFNYRRAPPKKAGVYEVSASDIGPQIANLTNLVKQLIPQAQVCAVCANPGHHTESCPSLYGNGEEMAQAHYMQQQKPRNDPFSNTYNPGWRQHPNFGWKNNQNVQTAPVQQNQFVPQQNAPAPPGQGKSLEELINSLALSTQGFMQETRQTQAQMSTAIKSLENQVGQIAASLSQREPGKFPSQVIPNPNGGHDTANAITLRSAKRWKRMTMRREIQPKQWLPPLPSLRFQVTTLR